The Geobacter sp. AOG2 genome includes a window with the following:
- the ftsH gene encoding ATP-dependent zinc metalloprotease FtsH, with protein sequence MNQFYKNLALWLVISLMMILLFNMFNKPRPTADKINFSDFIAQVDAGKVTSVTIQGNDITGKFEGKDGKEFRTYKPYSDADLTEKLLDKKVTIIAKPEEEKFSWFSIFISWFPLLLLVGIWIFFMRQMQVGGGKAMSFGKSRAKLLTEAQGKITFEDVAGIEEAKEELNEIIAFLKDPKKFTKLGGRIPKGVLLMGPPGTGKTLLARAIAGEAGVPFFSISGSDFVEMFVGVGASRVRDLFLQGKKSAPCIIFIDEIDAVGRHRGAGLGGGHDEREQTLNQLLVEMDGFESNEGVILIAATNRPDVLDPALLRPGRFDRQVVVPRPDVKGREMILKVHAKKVPLSPDVDLAVIARGTPGFSGADLANVVNEAALLAARVDKAVVESIDFDNAKDKVLMGVERRSMVISGEEKKSTAYHEAGHTLVAKLVPGTDPVHKVSIIPRGRALGVTMQLPIEDKHSYSREALLARIAVLMGGRAAEDLIFNTFTTGAGNDIEQATEMARKMVCEWGMSDKMGPLSFGKKDEQIFLGRDMASHKNYSEATAVEIDTEIKRIVDESYERALTLLKENIHNLHNLSECLIEKENLTGAEVDEIIAAGTPIYGHDGKQTAGEEAAAQAQQHTDLKA encoded by the coding sequence GTGAACCAATTTTATAAAAATCTTGCTCTCTGGCTCGTCATCAGCCTGATGATGATCCTGCTCTTCAATATGTTCAACAAGCCGCGCCCGACTGCGGATAAGATCAATTTCAGCGATTTTATCGCCCAGGTGGACGCTGGCAAGGTCACCTCTGTCACCATTCAGGGCAACGATATCACCGGCAAGTTCGAGGGTAAGGACGGTAAGGAGTTCCGCACCTACAAACCCTACTCCGACGCTGACCTGACTGAAAAACTTCTGGATAAAAAGGTCACCATCATCGCCAAGCCGGAAGAGGAGAAATTCTCCTGGTTCTCCATCTTTATCTCTTGGTTCCCCTTGCTTTTGCTGGTGGGCATCTGGATCTTTTTCATGCGTCAGATGCAGGTTGGCGGCGGTAAGGCCATGTCCTTCGGCAAAAGTCGTGCAAAACTCCTGACCGAGGCCCAAGGCAAAATCACCTTCGAAGATGTGGCCGGTATTGAGGAGGCCAAGGAAGAACTGAACGAGATCATCGCCTTCCTGAAAGACCCGAAAAAGTTCACCAAACTGGGCGGCAGAATCCCCAAAGGGGTACTCTTGATGGGACCTCCGGGCACCGGCAAGACCCTCCTGGCCAGGGCCATTGCCGGCGAGGCTGGTGTTCCTTTTTTCTCCATCTCCGGCTCTGATTTTGTGGAGATGTTTGTCGGTGTCGGCGCCAGCCGGGTGCGCGACCTGTTCCTGCAAGGCAAAAAAAGCGCTCCCTGTATCATCTTCATCGATGAGATAGACGCTGTAGGCCGCCACCGCGGAGCCGGCTTGGGCGGTGGCCACGACGAGCGCGAACAAACCCTCAACCAGTTGCTGGTGGAGATGGACGGTTTTGAATCCAACGAAGGTGTCATTCTGATCGCCGCCACCAACCGCCCCGATGTCCTCGACCCGGCTCTGCTGCGACCCGGCCGTTTTGACCGCCAGGTGGTGGTACCCCGCCCCGATGTCAAGGGACGCGAGATGATCCTCAAGGTGCATGCCAAGAAGGTACCGCTCTCACCCGATGTGGATCTGGCGGTCATCGCCCGCGGTACCCCCGGCTTCTCCGGGGCCGATCTGGCCAACGTGGTCAACGAGGCGGCGCTTCTGGCAGCGCGCGTAGACAAGGCCGTCGTGGAATCCATCGATTTCGACAATGCCAAGGACAAGGTACTGATGGGCGTGGAGCGGCGCAGCATGGTAATCTCCGGCGAAGAGAAAAAGAGCACAGCCTACCACGAGGCCGGCCACACCCTTGTAGCAAAACTGGTTCCCGGCACAGATCCGGTCCACAAGGTTTCCATCATCCCCCGTGGCCGCGCTTTGGGCGTGACCATGCAGCTTCCTATCGAGGACAAACACAGCTATTCACGGGAAGCTCTCCTGGCCCGCATCGCCGTGTTGATGGGTGGCCGTGCGGCCGAGGACCTCATCTTCAACACCTTTACTACCGGCGCGGGCAACGACATCGAACAGGCTACCGAAATGGCCCGCAAGATGGTCTGTGAATGGGGTATGAGTGATAAGATGGGTCCGCTTTCTTTCGGCAAGAAGGACGAACAGATCTTCCTGGGCCGGGATATGGCCTCCCACAAGAATTACAGCGAAGCCACCGCCGTAGAGATCGACACCGAGATCAAGCGCATCGTCGATGAAAGCTACGAACGTGCCCTGACACTGCTCAAGGAGAATATCCACAACCTGCACAACCTCTCCGAATGCCTGATCGAGAAAGAGAACCTGACCGGTGCCGAAGTAGACGAGATTATTGCCGCCGGCACTCCTATCTACGGCCACGACGGCAAGCAGACCGCCGGCGAAGAAGCGGCGGCACAGGCACAGCAGCATACCGATCTCAAGGCTTGA
- the glmM gene encoding phosphoglucosamine mutase produces the protein MKKLFGTDGVRGVANVYPMTCEMAMQLGRAAAYIFKSAGKRRHRIVIGKDTRLSGYMLENALVAGICSMGVDVLVVGPLPTPGIANITSSMRADAGVVISASHNAFQDNGIKFFSADGFKLPDEIELKIENLIETNHIDSLRPTATEVGKAFRIDDAAGRYIVFLKNTFPQEMDLSGLKIVLDCANGAAYKVAPAVFGELGAEVIPLGVKPNGTNINAGCGSLHPEVISAAVKEHQADIGIALDGDADRVIVCDEFGNEVDGDHIMAICATDMLRRNILKKNTLVATVMSNMGLDIAVRKAGGTVIKTAVGDRYVVEEMRKGGYNLGGEQSGHMIFLDHSTTGDGILSALQLLAVMRREGKPLSELAKRMIALPQVLVNTRVAEKKDITTIPEIAARIDDVEKKLGSEGRVLIRYSGTEPLLRVMIEGQDKYEITTWANEIVEMVKLHIGGH, from the coding sequence GTGAAAAAACTCTTCGGAACCGATGGTGTCCGCGGCGTTGCCAACGTCTACCCCATGACCTGCGAAATGGCTATGCAGTTGGGCCGGGCTGCGGCATACATCTTCAAAAGCGCTGGTAAGCGGAGACACCGCATCGTGATCGGCAAGGATACGCGCCTGTCGGGCTACATGCTTGAAAATGCGCTGGTGGCGGGCATCTGCTCCATGGGTGTAGATGTGCTCGTGGTGGGACCGCTCCCCACGCCGGGTATCGCCAATATCACCTCTTCCATGCGGGCCGACGCCGGAGTGGTCATCTCGGCGTCGCACAACGCCTTTCAGGACAACGGCATCAAGTTTTTCTCCGCCGACGGCTTCAAGCTGCCTGACGAGATCGAGTTGAAGATCGAAAACCTGATCGAAACGAACCATATTGATTCCCTGCGCCCAACCGCGACCGAGGTGGGCAAGGCTTTCCGTATCGACGATGCCGCCGGCCGCTACATCGTGTTCCTCAAAAATACCTTTCCCCAGGAGATGGACCTGTCTGGACTAAAGATCGTTCTGGATTGCGCAAACGGCGCTGCCTACAAGGTTGCGCCGGCGGTCTTCGGAGAACTGGGAGCCGAGGTAATCCCCCTGGGGGTCAAGCCCAACGGCACCAATATCAACGCCGGGTGCGGCTCGCTTCATCCGGAGGTGATCAGTGCAGCCGTCAAGGAACACCAAGCCGACATCGGCATCGCTCTGGACGGCGACGCCGACAGGGTGATCGTCTGCGACGAATTCGGCAACGAGGTGGATGGCGACCACATCATGGCGATCTGCGCCACGGACATGCTGCGCCGCAACATCCTGAAAAAAAACACCCTGGTAGCCACGGTCATGAGCAACATGGGGTTGGACATCGCCGTCAGGAAGGCAGGCGGTACGGTGATCAAAACCGCCGTGGGGGACCGTTACGTGGTGGAGGAAATGCGCAAAGGTGGCTACAACCTCGGAGGTGAGCAGTCCGGACACATGATCTTCCTGGACCACAGCACCACCGGTGACGGAATCCTCTCGGCCCTCCAGCTCCTGGCGGTCATGCGCCGTGAGGGGAAACCACTCTCCGAGCTGGCCAAACGGATGATCGCCCTGCCTCAGGTACTCGTCAACACAAGGGTTGCCGAAAAAAAAGACATCACAACCATCCCCGAAATCGCCGCCAGAATCGACGACGTGGAGAAGAAGCTAGGGAGTGAAGGGCGCGTATTGATCCGCTATTCCGGCACGGAACCGCTTCTGCGGGTCATGATCGAAGGACAGGACAAGTATGAGATCACCACTTGGGCCAACGAGATCGTAGAGATGGTGAAGCTGCATATCGGGGGACACTAA
- a CDS encoding YbbR-like domain-containing protein, which produces MTLTLSAIKRRCTRNASLKILSLMLAVCIWSFTSLSRETRYELVLPVELRNTPPGYRVTPPLPGEVHFTLTGPSLLIDGARRSNSRVILSLRGIKPGKTLFSHLETYLKLPEGIKVTRISPAELEIELDREQVNSD; this is translated from the coding sequence ATGACCTTGACTCTCTCCGCCATCAAACGCCGCTGTACACGGAACGCAAGCCTCAAGATCTTAAGCCTTATGCTGGCGGTCTGTATCTGGAGCTTCACGTCGCTTTCTCGGGAAACACGCTACGAACTGGTCCTGCCCGTGGAATTGCGCAACACCCCGCCTGGATACCGGGTGACTCCGCCACTACCCGGCGAAGTGCATTTCACCTTGACCGGACCATCCCTTTTGATCGACGGGGCTCGGCGTTCCAATTCCCGGGTGATTCTCAGCCTGCGGGGCATAAAGCCTGGAAAGACCCTCTTTTCCCATCTGGAAACCTACCTGAAGCTGCCGGAGGGAATCAAGGTCACCCGTATCTCACCGGCCGAATTGGAAATCGAACTCGACAGGGAACAAGTAAATTCAGATTAA
- a CDS encoding replication-associated recombination protein A, translated as MRPRSMAEFTGQEHLLGEGRILRRMIETDNLSSLIFWGPPGCGKTTLAHVIAKETKSHFIFFSAILSGVKEIREIFREAEGYADRGARTILFVDEIHRFNKSQQDAFLPYVEKGVVTIIGATTENPSFEVIAPLISRCRVLTLNQLDASTVGTILRQALNDMERGLGPLGLTADDDALVFLADQCGGDARIALNTLEVAAGITTDNVIKIETVQEALQKKALLYDKGGEEHYNVISAFIKSLRGSDPDAALYWLARMLEAGEDPLFILRRMIVLASEDIGNADPRALQVAVSALQAFQFVGMPEGRIPLGQAVTYLATAPKSNASYAGINAALSEVKKSGALPVPLHIRNAPTKLMKELGYHKGYQYDHDYEEGYSGQECLPEKLVGRKFYEPRGHGYEKNILERMEWLRAQKKKP; from the coding sequence ATGCGTCCCCGCAGTATGGCCGAATTTACCGGGCAGGAACACCTACTGGGCGAAGGGCGCATTCTGCGACGGATGATCGAAACCGACAACCTTTCCTCTTTGATCTTCTGGGGACCACCCGGCTGCGGCAAAACCACGCTGGCCCATGTCATAGCAAAGGAAACTAAATCCCACTTCATCTTCTTCTCCGCCATCCTTTCGGGTGTAAAGGAAATCCGCGAGATCTTCCGCGAAGCAGAGGGATATGCCGACCGCGGCGCCCGTACCATCCTCTTCGTGGATGAAATCCATCGTTTCAACAAATCCCAGCAGGATGCCTTTCTCCCCTACGTGGAAAAAGGTGTCGTCACCATCATCGGCGCCACCACCGAAAACCCCTCTTTCGAGGTCATCGCACCGCTCATCTCCCGCTGCCGTGTCCTGACCTTGAATCAACTGGACGCGTCAACAGTCGGGACCATCCTGCGCCAAGCACTGAATGATATGGAACGAGGGCTCGGCCCTTTAGGCCTCACAGCCGACGATGACGCTCTCGTGTTCCTGGCCGACCAATGCGGCGGTGATGCCCGCATAGCCTTGAATACTCTGGAGGTGGCAGCGGGTATTACGACAGATAATGTCATAAAAATTGAAACCGTGCAGGAAGCTTTACAAAAAAAAGCCCTGCTGTACGATAAGGGTGGCGAAGAGCATTACAACGTCATCTCGGCCTTTATTAAATCACTGCGTGGCAGCGATCCCGACGCGGCCCTCTACTGGCTGGCCCGCATGCTGGAGGCGGGAGAGGACCCACTCTTCATCCTGCGGCGTATGATCGTCCTGGCCTCCGAGGACATCGGCAACGCAGATCCCCGAGCCTTGCAGGTAGCGGTCTCGGCCCTCCAGGCCTTCCAGTTCGTGGGGATGCCCGAGGGCCGCATCCCCTTGGGCCAGGCGGTCACCTACCTAGCCACGGCGCCGAAATCAAACGCCTCCTACGCCGGCATCAACGCCGCGTTATCCGAGGTTAAAAAGAGCGGCGCCCTCCCCGTTCCTCTGCACATTCGCAACGCCCCAACCAAGTTGATGAAGGAACTGGGCTACCACAAAGGGTATCAGTACGACCATGACTACGAGGAAGGGTACTCTGGGCAGGAATGCCTGCCGGAAAAGTTGGTCGGGCGAAAGTTCTATGAACCAAGGGGGCACGGTTATGAGAAAAATATCCTGGAGCGTATGGAGTGGCTACGCGCCCAAAAAAAGAAACCATAA
- the corA gene encoding magnesium/cobalt transporter CorA: MARKHRLFSGQSRKAGLPPGTLVHIGTERSGGSVIDVTVYSPDSVEEFRPEGFDQCVQPSPGPAVTWINLEGLQDVELIRRFGECYKLHPLVLEDIVNTTQRPKIEDYGDYLFIVARMIGFTPEQGIETEQVSMIIGQNYLLSFQAGTVGDTFEPVRERIRSGRGRIRTMGADYLAYGLIDAVVDNYFTVLEGMGEIVEDLEDELAQGPNQQILKRIIALKRETIFMRKGVWPLREVTAALERGESPLICDTSRVFFRDTYDHTIQIIDGVETFRDLLSGMLDLYLSSMSNRTNEIMKLLTIVGTIFLPLTFIVGVYGMNFKYIPELEWHYGYFIIWGAMLAIAAAMAIYFKRKRWL, translated from the coding sequence ATGGCTCGCAAACACAGACTCTTCAGTGGGCAGTCCCGCAAGGCCGGCCTTCCTCCCGGTACGCTGGTCCACATCGGCACGGAGCGTAGCGGTGGCTCGGTCATCGACGTGACCGTTTATTCGCCGGACAGCGTCGAGGAGTTTCGCCCCGAGGGGTTCGACCAGTGCGTCCAGCCCTCCCCCGGACCGGCCGTAACCTGGATTAACCTGGAAGGACTCCAGGACGTGGAACTGATCAGGCGTTTCGGTGAATGTTACAAGTTGCATCCCCTTGTGCTGGAAGATATCGTCAATACGACTCAACGTCCGAAAATCGAAGATTACGGCGACTACCTCTTCATCGTCGCCCGCATGATTGGCTTCACGCCGGAACAGGGCATAGAAACCGAACAGGTCAGCATGATCATCGGACAGAACTACCTGCTGTCATTCCAAGCGGGGACGGTCGGGGACACTTTCGAACCGGTACGGGAACGGATCCGTAGCGGTCGTGGCCGCATCAGGACCATGGGAGCTGATTACCTGGCTTACGGCCTGATCGATGCCGTCGTTGACAATTATTTTACCGTTCTTGAGGGGATGGGAGAGATCGTGGAGGACCTTGAGGATGAGTTGGCCCAAGGGCCGAACCAACAAATCCTCAAAAGGATCATCGCCCTCAAACGGGAGACCATCTTCATGCGCAAGGGAGTTTGGCCGTTGCGCGAGGTTACCGCAGCCTTGGAGCGGGGCGAATCGCCCCTGATCTGCGATACGTCGCGAGTTTTCTTCCGCGACACCTACGACCACACTATCCAGATCATTGACGGAGTGGAAACCTTTCGCGATCTCCTTTCCGGCATGCTCGACCTGTACCTGTCCAGCATGAGCAATCGCACCAACGAGATCATGAAGCTCTTGACCATTGTCGGCACGATCTTCCTGCCGTTGACTTTCATCGTCGGCGTGTACGGCATGAACTTTAAATACATACCTGAGCTTGAATGGCATTACGGCTATTTCATCATCTGGGGGGCGATGCTGGCTATCGCCGCGGCAATGGCCATATATTTCAAAAGAAAACGGTGGTTATGA
- the tilS gene encoding tRNA lysidine(34) synthetase TilS, which produces MITIATTLTAQVARSIREHRLFGSDDTIIVAISGGADSTALLDLLSRLPGLSPRLVAAHLNHCLRGPESDRDEEFVRSLATRYRIPLECCRVDVKELALRERRNLEDAGRRARIAFLDEVRHSWQATAVALAHHADDQAETVLMRLLRGAGPGGLAGMPYRNGRGFVRPLLGITRAELVAYLTERGMAWREDASNRDIAFLRNRIRHELLPLLEQYNPAIRERLATTAAVLSDEHNIINQLTKEIVDRACTSDGDGFACTVTTLIEQPPALRRRVFRHLLERLAGNLDHFSNRHISAMEQLLESPRPHATLNLPQGITVMRDYGAFLLQRTLRSAPLAIDKLMITGTGHYPLPGGASLTLTLVPASTDITPLPANAALFDPDRAPFPWYVRTFKNGDRLMPFGMNGSKKVKEIFIDTKVSRFKRLSIPLLFCGETLLWVCGLRASQFACIDNTSTHAIKAVFSET; this is translated from the coding sequence GTGATCACCATCGCCACTACCCTCACCGCCCAGGTCGCTCGCAGCATCCGCGAGCACAGGCTCTTTGGATCGGACGACACCATCATCGTGGCCATTTCCGGTGGGGCCGATTCCACTGCCTTGCTCGACCTGCTCTCCCGGCTACCCGGACTTTCGCCGCGGCTCGTGGCGGCCCATCTGAACCATTGTCTGCGCGGCCCGGAATCGGACCGGGACGAGGAGTTTGTCCGCTCCCTCGCCACCCGCTATCGCATCCCCCTGGAATGCTGCCGGGTGGATGTGAAAGAGCTTGCCCTAAGAGAACGGCGCAATCTTGAAGATGCCGGCCGGCGGGCGCGCATTGCCTTCCTCGACGAGGTCCGCCACTCATGGCAGGCCACGGCGGTCGCTCTGGCACATCACGCCGACGATCAGGCCGAGACTGTCTTGATGCGCCTCCTCCGAGGTGCGGGACCGGGAGGACTTGCCGGCATGCCCTACCGGAACGGACGGGGCTTCGTCCGTCCCCTGCTGGGTATCACCCGGGCCGAGTTGGTGGCCTACCTGACAGAGCGGGGCATGGCGTGGCGCGAAGACGCCAGTAACCGGGACATCGCCTTTCTGCGCAATCGTATCCGCCACGAGCTGCTGCCCCTGCTGGAGCAGTACAACCCTGCCATCCGGGAGCGCCTAGCCACAACCGCCGCCGTGCTGTCGGATGAGCACAATATCATTAATCAGCTTACGAAGGAGATTGTGGATCGCGCCTGTACCTCTGACGGCGATGGATTTGCCTGCACGGTTACAACATTAATTGAGCAGCCGCCCGCACTGCGACGAAGGGTTTTTCGCCATCTGTTAGAGCGGCTGGCCGGCAATCTGGACCACTTCTCAAACCGCCACATTTCGGCTATGGAACAGTTGTTGGAGTCTCCCCGCCCTCACGCAACGCTGAATCTGCCTCAGGGTATTACCGTCATGCGCGATTACGGCGCGTTCCTATTGCAGCGCACGTTAAGGTCTGCTCCGCTGGCCATAGATAAATTGATGATCACGGGAACTGGGCACTATCCACTCCCCGGTGGCGCATCACTAACACTGACCCTTGTGCCCGCATCGACCGACATTACGCCTCTCCCGGCCAATGCCGCCCTTTTCGACCCAGACCGCGCCCCCTTCCCCTGGTATGTACGCACGTTCAAAAACGGCGACCGCCTTATGCCCTTCGGCATGAACGGCAGCAAAAAGGTCAAAGAGATTTTCATCGATACTAAGGTCTCCCGCTTCAAGCGCCTCAGTATCCCTCTCCTCTTCTGTGGTGAAACGCTGCTCTGGGTCTGCGGCCTGCGCGCTTCGCAGTTCGCCTGCATCGACAATACATCCACTCATGCAATCAAGGCGGTTTTCTCGGAGACATGA
- a CDS encoding phage holin family protein, whose amino-acid sequence MTRLVLKWVLNAFALFLVMKLIPGIQIDRFQDLLVGALVIGLLNAFLRPVIILLTLPATVLTLGLFTLVINGLMFYLATTLVHGFRVSGFVTAFVAALLFSLFSFFLNMIVRRDE is encoded by the coding sequence ATGACAAGACTCGTCCTGAAATGGGTATTGAACGCATTTGCCCTCTTTCTGGTTATGAAACTGATTCCGGGGATTCAGATTGACCGCTTTCAGGATCTGTTGGTGGGGGCACTGGTGATTGGATTATTGAACGCGTTCCTGCGGCCGGTTATAATCCTGCTGACCCTGCCTGCAACCGTGCTGACCCTGGGGCTTTTTACCCTGGTCATCAATGGACTTATGTTTTATCTGGCCACTACGCTGGTCCACGGCTTCAGGGTCTCCGGTTTTGTCACCGCCTTTGTGGCGGCGCTGCTCTTTAGTCTGTTCAGTTTTTTCCTCAACATGATCGTCCGCCGGGACGAATGA
- the pfkA gene encoding 6-phosphofructokinase, translating into MKRLAILTSGGDCSGMNAVVRAAARTAIANDVEMIGYRKGFAGLLKNDYLVLTSRAVSGVLQRGGTFLQSARSQEFRTEEGRRKALDNLLKEKVEGLIVIGGDGSLCGAHALDMQGFPVVGIPASIDNDIPYTDMALGVDTALNNILYAVDCIKDTASSHDRAFIVEVMGRNSGYLASTSAIATGAEFAIVPEVEFDLTEMCHQLRRRYEEGRTNALIIMAEGAGRAQEIADSIKDCAGFETRVTVLGHYQRGGAPTVFDRLLGSRFGLKAVELLLSGTKGVMLGLSTNSLTTTLLEMVVKGGQKKLNNELVHMADILGI; encoded by the coding sequence ATGAAACGACTCGCCATTCTTACCAGCGGTGGTGACTGCTCCGGTATGAACGCCGTAGTCCGTGCTGCGGCACGTACCGCCATCGCCAATGATGTAGAAATGATCGGCTACCGGAAAGGGTTTGCCGGGCTCTTGAAAAACGACTACCTGGTGTTGACGAGCAGGGCTGTTTCCGGGGTGCTCCAGCGGGGCGGAACATTCCTGCAGTCGGCCCGCTCTCAGGAGTTCCGCACCGAGGAGGGGCGCCGCAAGGCGCTGGACAACCTGTTGAAGGAAAAAGTCGAAGGACTTATAGTGATCGGCGGCGATGGTTCGCTCTGCGGCGCCCATGCTCTCGACATGCAAGGTTTCCCGGTGGTCGGCATCCCGGCCAGCATCGACAACGACATCCCGTACACCGACATGGCACTGGGGGTGGACACGGCACTTAACAACATTCTCTACGCCGTGGACTGCATCAAGGATACCGCCAGCTCCCATGACCGGGCCTTCATCGTGGAGGTTATGGGGCGCAACTCCGGCTACCTGGCCTCGACCTCGGCGATCGCCACCGGCGCGGAATTCGCCATCGTGCCCGAAGTGGAATTCGATCTGACTGAAATGTGTCACCAGTTGCGGCGGCGTTACGAAGAGGGTCGCACCAATGCCCTGATCATCATGGCCGAGGGAGCTGGCCGCGCTCAAGAGATTGCCGACAGCATCAAGGATTGTGCCGGCTTCGAGACCCGGGTGACCGTTTTGGGGCACTACCAGCGGGGCGGCGCACCTACGGTTTTTGACCGCCTGCTGGGAAGCCGCTTCGGCCTTAAGGCGGTAGAACTGTTGCTCTCCGGGACCAAGGGGGTTATGCTCGGCCTGTCGACTAACTCCCTGACCACCACGTTGCTGGAGATGGTCGTTAAGGGTGGGCAAAAAAAGCTGAACAACGAACTGGTGCACATGGCCGACATCCTGGGGATTTGA
- the folP gene encoding dihydropteroate synthase — protein sequence MSAFTARLLTVASREDAERELARIGADPRGIGMMSPKMLTRCVHLSKLLCRQANVLKQEMLGLGGDAAVARGTVACSIDSTDVILMGTEKQLQRLCEKLLHQPFGLAGLAEELTSFLASLSPAPQIWKIARRELVLDRPLIMGILNVTPDSFSDGGSFLDPHSAAEHALEMEAEGADIIDIGGESTRPGAPQVPAAEELRRVAPVIELLSGRLSCPVSVDTWKGEVAQGALVAGAEIINDISGFGFDPAMAPLAAQSGAGVVLMHTRGTPDMMQSHTGYGDLVGEVIAGLRCSLDSALSAGVERERIVIDPGIGFAKDTAGNLEILRRLREFTSLGLPLLVGTSRKSFIGKILGRETGERLAGTAATVALAVANGASILRVHDVRAMRDAADMAHAIATK from the coding sequence ATGAGCGCCTTCACGGCCAGACTGCTGACTGTTGCCTCACGAGAGGACGCTGAACGGGAACTGGCAAGGATCGGGGCCGACCCGCGCGGCATCGGCATGATGTCTCCCAAGATGTTGACCCGTTGCGTACACCTGAGCAAGCTTCTCTGCCGCCAGGCCAATGTCCTCAAACAGGAAATGCTGGGCCTGGGAGGCGATGCAGCGGTTGCCCGGGGTACGGTGGCATGTAGCATTGACAGTACCGACGTCATCCTGATGGGTACGGAGAAGCAGCTTCAGCGATTGTGCGAGAAGCTCCTCCACCAGCCGTTTGGCCTTGCCGGTCTGGCGGAGGAACTGACTTCTTTCCTGGCAAGCCTCTCACCGGCACCGCAAATATGGAAAATCGCCCGTCGTGAGCTTGTGCTTGACCGCCCGCTTATTATGGGCATCCTCAACGTAACCCCTGACTCCTTTTCAGACGGCGGTAGTTTTCTCGATCCGCATAGTGCAGCGGAACATGCCTTGGAGATGGAGGCCGAAGGGGCCGACATCATCGACATCGGCGGGGAAAGCACCCGACCAGGGGCTCCCCAGGTCCCGGCGGCTGAAGAGCTGCGCCGGGTTGCACCGGTCATTGAACTGCTTTCAGGAAGACTTTCCTGCCCCGTTTCGGTGGATACCTGGAAGGGTGAGGTTGCCCAAGGAGCGCTTGTAGCCGGGGCCGAAATCATCAACGACATCAGCGGCTTCGGTTTTGATCCCGCCATGGCTCCGTTGGCGGCGCAGAGCGGCGCCGGCGTGGTTCTGATGCATACCCGCGGCACGCCCGACATGATGCAGTCCCATACGGGCTACGGAGATTTAGTGGGCGAGGTCATTGCAGGGCTACGCTGTTCGTTGGACAGCGCCTTGTCAGCAGGGGTTGAACGCGAGCGAATCGTCATCGATCCGGGTATTGGTTTTGCCAAGGATACCGCTGGCAATCTGGAGATCCTACGAAGGCTGCGCGAGTTCACCAGCCTCGGCCTGCCGCTTTTAGTAGGGACGTCTCGCAAGTCATTCATCGGAAAAATCCTGGGGCGGGAAACCGGGGAACGCTTGGCCGGCACTGCCGCAACGGTTGCCCTTGCCGTGGCCAACGGCGCTTCCATTCTGCGGGTGCACGACGTCCGCGCAATGCGTGATGCGGCCGACATGGCCCATGCTATCGCCACCAAGTAA
- the cdaA gene encoding diadenylate cyclase CdaA yields the protein MPGLLDNSTLLDLCDILIVAVLVYHFSLVLKKDAAVRLLIFLLIFFACFYFALLSGFSSTTWLLRTIFSSALIILAIIFQGDIRRALLSLGRRPVTANTQDETTETIEELTKAVGEMSKKRIGALIVIVRRLPIDHLVEVGTEIDAKVTSELLNSIFLPYSPIHDGAVIIHNGKLTKAGCLLPLSKNPDIAKSFGTRHRAALGLSELVDALVMVVSEETGNISLVHDGKIYYDLEQNEIRRMLRKSLDFRRIQKVAAVGETIP from the coding sequence ATGCCCGGATTGCTCGACAACAGCACCCTGCTTGACCTCTGCGACATCCTCATCGTGGCTGTCCTTGTTTACCATTTTTCTCTTGTTCTGAAAAAGGACGCGGCGGTCAGGCTGCTGATCTTTCTGCTGATATTTTTCGCCTGCTTCTACTTTGCGCTGCTTTCTGGCTTTTCTTCCACCACTTGGCTGCTGCGCACCATATTTTCATCAGCCCTGATCATTCTGGCCATCATCTTTCAGGGGGACATCCGGCGGGCACTTCTATCCTTGGGGCGTCGCCCCGTAACCGCCAATACCCAGGATGAAACGACCGAGACCATCGAAGAGTTGACCAAGGCGGTCGGTGAGATGTCGAAGAAGCGGATCGGCGCGCTGATCGTCATTGTCCGCCGACTTCCCATAGACCACTTGGTTGAGGTTGGCACCGAGATTGACGCCAAGGTAACCAGCGAGCTCCTCAATTCGATCTTTCTTCCCTACTCTCCGATCCATGACGGAGCGGTTATCATCCACAACGGAAAACTCACCAAGGCTGGCTGCCTGCTCCCCCTGTCCAAGAACCCCGATATTGCCAAAAGTTTCGGCACTCGTCATCGGGCAGCGTTGGGATTGTCAGAGTTGGTAGATGCTTTGGTCATGGTGGTTTCGGAAGAAACCGGTAATATTTCTCTTGTGCATGACGGCAAGATTTATTACGACCTGGAACAAAACGAAATACGGCGCATGCTGAGGAAATCCCTGGATTTCAGACGCATTCAAAAAGTGGCCGCAGTTGGAGAGACAATACCATGA